One genomic region from Candidatus Endomicrobiellum trichonymphae encodes:
- a CDS encoding NifU family protein — MSLREKVEKALESVRPHLQADCGDVELIDVSEDGIVKVKLTGSCGGCPMAAMTLQYGVTNTIKQAVPEVKDVQSI, encoded by the coding sequence ATGAGTTTAAGAGAAAAAGTAGAAAAAGCTTTAGAATCTGTAAGACCTCACTTGCAGGCGGACTGCGGCGATGTTGAATTAATAGATGTAAGCGAAGATGGAATTGTGAAAGTAAAACTTACCGGATCCTGCGGAGGTTGTCCTATGGCTGCTATGACTTTGCAGTACGGCGTTACAAATACAATTAAACAGGCAGTTCCCGAAGTAAAAGATGTCCAATCGATATAA
- a CDS encoding Fic family protein yields MSEVLEYKAGENITDGRKIEEINVLQNYRKTLRWAEDKLRNDRELFFIVFKRNAYIRMRNSRWDSSAHPGDFRIKQVFIGEKDASIEQTIYILPERSLILEYIKNCEDYLRNSLEERLIKTAVIHVQLEIIHPFDEGNGRMLITLFLYLSGFCTDLYEPIFRK; encoded by the coding sequence ATGAGTGAAGTTTTGGAGTACAAAGCTGGTGAAAATATAACAGATGGTAGGAAAATAGAAGAGATAAATGTTTTGCAGAATTACAGGAAAACGTTGAGGTGGGCAGAAGACAAGTTAAGAAACGATAGAGAGCTTTTCTTTATCGTTTTTAAAAGAAATGCGTATATACGTATGCGTAATTCCCGCTGGGACAGTTCTGCGCATCCCGGCGATTTCAGGATAAAACAGGTTTTTATAGGGGAAAAAGATGCATCAATAGAACAGACAATTTATATTCTGCCGGAACGTTCCCTCATACTTGAATATATAAAGAATTGTGAAGATTACTTGAGAAACAGTCTGGAAGAACGGCTTATTAAGACGGCTGTTATACACGTGCAACTTGAAATTATACATCCTTTTGACGAAGGAAACGGCAGAATGCTGATAACATTGTTTCTATATTTAAGCGGTTTTTGCACAGACCTATATGAGCCAATATTTAGAAAATAG
- a CDS encoding Fic/DOC family N-terminal domain-containing protein, translating to MLRETNTEIGRYDGLLECMSNPEILLSTLVRKDAELSSKI from the coding sequence TTGTTAAGGGAAACTAATACTGAAATAGGTAGATATGACGGACTGTTGGAGTGTATGTCGAATCCTGAAATACTGCTTTCAACGTTAGTAAGAAAGGATGCTGAATTATCTTCAAAAATTTAA